Proteins from a genomic interval of Clostridium sp. 'deep sea':
- a CDS encoding M14 family metallopeptidase translates to MKELNYSSNKYYKYNEIMLLLQMWQNKFPNEFSYEVIGKSYEKRDIFAVTITAKTNQQACEKPAYYIDANHHAGEVTGSSVALYTINYLLNNYQKDERVSRLLEKYTFYIIPRIAVDGSEQYLTTAQLLRSSVKEYSPRANKGTILKDMNNDGLILQMRFKASDGLYKKSEKDDRVMIRREPDDIYGEFYHVLPEGEIEDYDGVELRKVRSKNALDFNRNYPMNWKPEHIQAGAGDYPLSEPETRSVADFILNHKNIAGIMSYHTTGGMILRPFCTVQDKKMNKEDLQAFEIIGDIGERLTSYPCWSIFEKFTFNKDNPSVGSFMDFTYDYLGITTFATELWNLRARAGLEPFSPEKYKKQTAKEFEKEQLALLKYSDEKHNGELFVDWQDFTHPQLGLVEIGGLRPKFARQNPPISLLTEECHKNMLFTLSHAESIARLVIINSQVIKISENVFKVIVDFANAGYLPTSGSKLASKNNIANKVEAILSDNVDVVKGKRKCEFKPLNGFSKKRAEWLINSKAGTEITVTIKSQRAGVVTKKIELK, encoded by the coding sequence GTGAAAGAGTTAAATTATAGCTCAAACAAGTATTACAAGTACAATGAAATTATGTTACTGTTGCAGATGTGGCAAAATAAGTTTCCAAATGAATTTAGTTACGAAGTTATTGGTAAGAGTTATGAAAAGCGAGATATTTTTGCAGTAACAATTACAGCAAAAACAAATCAACAAGCCTGTGAGAAACCAGCCTATTATATTGATGCTAATCATCATGCTGGTGAGGTAACAGGAAGCTCAGTGGCACTATACACTATAAATTACCTACTTAATAATTACCAAAAAGATGAACGAGTATCAAGGCTACTTGAAAAGTACACATTTTATATTATTCCTCGTATTGCTGTAGATGGTTCAGAGCAATATTTAACAACGGCTCAGCTTTTAAGAAGCAGTGTTAAAGAATATAGTCCACGTGCTAATAAGGGAACAATTCTAAAAGACATGAACAACGATGGCTTAATTCTACAAATGCGCTTTAAGGCAAGCGATGGTTTGTATAAAAAAAGTGAAAAAGATGATAGGGTTATGATTCGTAGAGAGCCAGATGATATTTATGGAGAGTTTTATCATGTGCTACCTGAGGGTGAAATAGAAGACTACGATGGAGTTGAGTTAAGGAAAGTAAGGTCAAAAAATGCCTTAGACTTTAACAGGAACTATCCAATGAACTGGAAACCAGAGCATATTCAAGCTGGTGCAGGAGATTACCCTTTAAGTGAGCCCGAAACAAGATCTGTAGCTGATTTTATTTTAAATCACAAAAATATTGCTGGAATAATGTCTTATCATACAACTGGTGGCATGATATTAAGGCCATTTTGTACAGTACAAGACAAAAAAATGAATAAAGAAGATTTACAGGCATTTGAGATTATTGGAGATATAGGTGAACGATTAACAAGCTACCCATGTTGGTCAATATTTGAAAAATTCACCTTTAATAAAGATAATCCTTCTGTAGGTAGTTTTATGGATTTCACTTATGATTATTTAGGAATTACTACCTTTGCTACCGAGCTGTGGAATTTAAGAGCAAGGGCAGGCCTAGAGCCCTTTAGTCCAGAAAAATACAAAAAGCAGACAGCAAAAGAATTCGAGAAAGAGCAGTTGGCTTTACTAAAATATAGTGACGAAAAACATAATGGAGAATTATTTGTTGATTGGCAAGATTTTACACACCCTCAATTAGGGTTAGTTGAAATAGGAGGATTAAGGCCAAAGTTTGCGAGACAAAATCCACCAATAAGCTTGTTAACAGAAGAATGTCATAAAAATATGTTATTCACATTGTCTCATGCTGAGTCTATTGCAAGACTAGTTATAATAAATAGCCAAGTTATAAAAATTAGCGAAAACGTGTTTAAGGTAATAGTTGACTTTGCTAACGCGGGTTATTTGCCAACTAGTGGTAGTAAATTGGCTAGCAAAAATAATATTGCCAATAAAGTAGAGGCAATTCTTAGCGATAATGTAGACGTTGTAAAAGGTAAAAGAAAATGTGAGTTTAAACCGCTAAATGGCTTTAGTAAAAAGCGAGCTGAGTGGTTAATAAATTCAAAAGCAGGAACTGAAATAACTGTAACTATAAAGTCTCAAAGGGCTGGCGTTGTAACTAAAAAAATAGAACTAAAATAG
- a CDS encoding diacylglycerol kinase family protein, protein MKFVIVNMNAGRGRCKEIMPKIKQYYKNKNEQHIIVTTEYPGHATELAADAVKKGVTHIISVGGDGTLLEVIQDIYEEDVIIGAIPGGTGNDFVRSLGFSLDIDEFLEQFDKAVEKPVDLCIGRDMAFLTLSAVGFVTDVLVHVENSRKSFLKGSLAFANAVFQSIRKLKAKELELYIDGKWITRKAVLVGVVNGPFTGGGMRFVPDAKIDDGFFDVFMVKDIGKIELLRVFPKVYKGTHTDHPAVEIIRCKEVKIKSKEPLTINYDGTVAGQTPMDIKIAEHKLRVLAPLK, encoded by the coding sequence ATGAAATTTGTTATAGTAAACATGAATGCCGGTAGAGGGCGTTGTAAAGAGATTATGCCTAAAATAAAGCAGTACTATAAAAATAAAAATGAACAGCATATCATTGTTACAACAGAATACCCAGGGCATGCAACAGAATTAGCTGCTGATGCAGTAAAAAAAGGGGTCACTCATATAATTTCAGTTGGTGGTGATGGTACTCTTTTAGAGGTTATTCAGGATATATATGAAGAAGATGTTATAATAGGCGCTATTCCTGGTGGTACGGGAAATGACTTTGTCAGATCTTTAGGTTTTTCATTAGATATAGACGAATTTTTAGAGCAATTCGATAAAGCAGTAGAAAAGCCAGTTGATTTATGTATAGGAAGAGATATGGCATTTTTAACTCTAAGTGCTGTAGGTTTTGTTACAGATGTTTTAGTGCATGTAGAGAATAGTCGGAAAAGTTTTTTAAAAGGGTCTTTGGCTTTTGCAAACGCTGTATTCCAATCAATTAGAAAACTAAAAGCAAAAGAGTTAGAGCTCTATATTGATGGAAAATGGATAACGCGAAAAGCCGTTTTAGTAGGAGTAGTAAATGGACCATTTACTGGTGGAGGAATGAGGTTTGTTCCAGACGCAAAAATAGATGATGGCTTTTTTGATGTATTTATGGTTAAAGATATTGGCAAAATTGAACTTTTAAGAGTATTTCCAAAGGTTTATAAAGGAACCCATACTGATCACCCCGCTGTAGAGATTATAAGATGCAAAGAGGTGAAAATTAAAAGCAAAGAACCACTAACCATAAATTACGATGGAACAGTTGCTGGACAAACCCCTATGGATATTAAAATAGCAGAGCATAAATTACGAGTTTTAGCACCATTAAAGTAA
- the trpS gene encoding tryptophan--tRNA ligase, which produces MKRVFSGIQPTGNLTLGNYLGALKRFVDIQNEHDCYYCIVDLHALTVMPEPSLLHKGTLDAAAIFLAAGVDPNKANLFIQSHVTEHSELAWLLQCLSYYGELSRMTQFKDKKQQIENKKKGNNSVTAGLFTYPALMAADILLYDTDIVPVGQDQKQHVELARNIAIRANNIIQEGVFVVPEPVIPKVGGKIMSLREPTKKMSKSDPIEAAKILLLDSPDVIIKKFKKAKTDSDNIISYDPENKAGVSNLLEIQSICSGKSIEQIVEELADEGYGRLKISTAESVIALLEPIQKRFYALRESSDLMKYLKQGAENASKVAKQTLTRYQKAIGLVQ; this is translated from the coding sequence ATGAAAAGAGTTTTTTCTGGAATTCAACCAACTGGTAATCTTACACTTGGTAACTATTTAGGAGCACTTAAAAGATTTGTAGATATCCAAAACGAACATGATTGTTATTATTGCATAGTTGATTTACATGCCCTTACAGTAATGCCTGAGCCCTCGTTGCTCCATAAAGGAACACTAGATGCAGCTGCTATTTTTTTAGCTGCTGGCGTAGATCCTAATAAAGCTAATTTATTTATTCAGTCTCATGTAACTGAACACAGCGAATTAGCTTGGTTATTGCAGTGTTTGAGCTACTACGGAGAGTTAAGTAGAATGACTCAATTTAAAGATAAAAAGCAACAAATAGAAAACAAGAAAAAAGGCAATAACTCAGTTACTGCGGGTTTATTTACCTACCCAGCTTTAATGGCTGCGGATATTTTACTTTACGATACCGATATTGTACCGGTAGGTCAAGACCAAAAACAACACGTGGAACTAGCTCGTAATATTGCCATTAGAGCTAATAACATTATTCAAGAGGGAGTTTTTGTTGTTCCTGAACCTGTTATACCTAAAGTCGGTGGAAAAATAATGTCTCTACGTGAGCCAACTAAAAAAATGAGTAAATCTGACCCAATAGAGGCCGCTAAAATATTATTGCTAGATAGCCCTGATGTTATCATAAAGAAGTTTAAAAAGGCTAAAACTGATTCAGATAATATAATTAGCTATGACCCTGAAAATAAAGCAGGAGTAAGCAATTTATTAGAAATTCAGTCAATTTGCTCTGGTAAAAGTATAGAGCAAATTGTGGAAGAGTTAGCTGATGAAGGTTATGGCAGGTTAAAAATTAGCACAGCTGAATCTGTAATTGCCTTACTAGAGCCCATTCAAAAACGCTTTTATGCATTAAGAGAAAGCAGTGATTTAATGAAGTATTTAAAGCAAGGGGCTGAAAATGCTAGTAAGGTTGCAAAGCAAACTTTAACAAGATATCAAAAGGCTATAGGATTAGTGCAATAA
- a CDS encoding IS110 family transposase, whose translation MQDNYRLKHMFVGVDLHKATHTAVMVNCWGDKIEEITIENRPADFEKLLKFAKKHTPKGMTPVFGLEDVGGHGRSLAVYLLEKNQIVKEVNASLAHDRRKSNPMYRKNDSWDAQCVADVLKDKMLELPDANPQDIYWTISQLVNRRDAIVKAQTALKNQLHGQLEHNYPSYKKFFSDITGKSALALWEGYPSPKSLVGVEVEELAQYLREASRNACSTKKAKAILELVKADGDTTRDYQETRDFLIQSHVRDIRFKLEELRLIEAELAKLMATLEYQLETMPGISTVTASQLVSQIGDIKRFSNHNKLARYAGIAPVNFSSAGKGKDSKSKLGNRELHGIFYNIAKGQIQISKGSGKKRNEIFREYYERKMAEGKTSGQAMVCVMRRLVNIIYGMMKNKTAYRHPVISEPIPAKAA comes from the coding sequence ATGCAAGATAACTACAGATTAAAGCACATGTTTGTGGGGGTAGACCTTCACAAGGCAACACACACAGCAGTCATGGTCAACTGTTGGGGAGATAAAATCGAGGAAATCACTATCGAGAACCGACCAGCAGACTTTGAAAAACTACTAAAGTTCGCTAAAAAGCATACGCCCAAAGGTATGACCCCTGTCTTTGGTTTGGAAGATGTGGGCGGACATGGCAGGTCACTAGCTGTTTACCTACTGGAAAAGAATCAGATAGTCAAGGAAGTCAATGCTTCATTGGCACATGACAGAAGAAAGAGTAACCCCATGTATCGTAAAAATGACAGTTGGGATGCCCAGTGTGTAGCGGATGTTTTAAAGGACAAAATGCTAGAGCTTCCAGATGCCAACCCACAAGATATCTACTGGACGATAAGTCAGTTGGTCAATAGAAGGGATGCTATAGTAAAGGCTCAGACTGCCCTCAAAAACCAGCTTCACGGTCAGCTAGAGCATAACTACCCCAGCTATAAAAAGTTCTTCTCAGACATTACAGGCAAATCAGCTTTAGCCCTTTGGGAAGGGTATCCGTCACCTAAGTCACTGGTGGGGGTAGAAGTTGAAGAACTGGCACAGTATCTAAGAGAAGCAAGCCGTAACGCATGTTCGACCAAGAAAGCAAAAGCCATACTGGAACTGGTTAAGGCAGATGGTGACACTACTAGAGATTATCAGGAAACAAGAGATTTTCTGATTCAGAGCCATGTGAGAGATATCCGCTTTAAACTAGAAGAACTGAGACTGATAGAAGCAGAACTGGCAAAACTCATGGCAACGCTGGAATATCAACTAGAGACCATGCCGGGCATTAGTACAGTGACAGCTTCACAGCTAGTATCACAAATTGGTGATATCAAACGCTTCTCTAACCATAACAAGCTGGCAAGATATGCGGGTATTGCTCCTGTGAATTTTAGTTCGGCGGGCAAGGGGAAAGACAGTAAGTCTAAGCTGGGCAACAGAGAGCTTCACGGCATTTTTTATAATATAGCTAAAGGGCAGATACAGATATCTAAAGGCAGTGGAAAAAAGAGAAATGAAATCTTTAGAGAGTATTATGAGCGTAAGATGGCGGAGGGCAAAACCTCTGGTCAAGCTATGGTCTGTGTTATGAGAAGGCTAGTCAACATCATATATGGCATGATGAAGAATAAGACAGCATATAGGCATCCAGTTATAAGTGAACCTATTCCAGCAAAAGCGGCATAG
- a CDS encoding recombinase family protein has translation MKKVFGYIRVSTQNQVREGYSLSYQREEIIKYCKANNLELIQIYEDAGISGAKVDEDGMTVDREGLQELLCDLSQSDVTSLVVLNTSRIWRSDMVKVLIQRELKKHKVDIDSIEQPSYSIYAHDPNDFLVNGMLELLDQYQRLEIALKLGRGRNKKAMQGGYAGGGVIFGYTTKRGSKTIKVNETQAETVRRVFEIKKNHPAWSLSRIADRLNAEGYKTAQDKSFTKVQVKRILDKKAFYSGIYSYNGIEAKGVHKAII, from the coding sequence ATGAAAAAGGTCTTTGGATATATCCGAGTTTCCACCCAGAACCAAGTAAGAGAGGGCTATAGTCTCTCATATCAGAGGGAGGAAATCATAAAATACTGCAAAGCTAACAACCTTGAGTTGATTCAGATATATGAGGATGCTGGTATCAGTGGGGCGAAGGTTGATGAGGACGGTATGACTGTAGATAGAGAAGGGCTACAAGAGCTTTTATGTGACCTGTCACAGTCAGACGTAACTTCTTTAGTCGTTCTTAACACCTCCCGCATCTGGCGTTCAGATATGGTAAAGGTACTCATACAGCGAGAACTGAAAAAACATAAGGTAGACATAGATTCCATTGAACAGCCCAGTTATAGTATTTACGCCCATGACCCCAATGATTTTCTGGTCAATGGCATGCTGGAACTGTTAGACCAATATCAAAGATTAGAAATTGCATTAAAGTTAGGCAGAGGTCGCAACAAAAAGGCAATGCAGGGCGGCTATGCTGGTGGGGGTGTCATTTTCGGATACACCACCAAGAGAGGTAGCAAGACTATTAAGGTCAATGAGACTCAAGCTGAGACAGTCAGACGAGTCTTTGAGATAAAGAAGAATCATCCTGCATGGAGCTTGTCACGTATAGCGGACAGACTCAATGCAGAGGGCTATAAAACAGCCCAAGATAAGAGTTTTACAAAGGTACAAGTCAAACGTATTCTGGACAAAAAAGCCTTTTATAGCGGCATATACAGCTACAATGGTATAGAAGCTAAAGGCGTTCATAAAGCTATCATATAG
- a CDS encoding helix-turn-helix transcriptional regulator, translating into MPIRLRLKEILEERGMSQRELARIMDTRPNTISHLCSKGVNAVYFDTLEQVCKALEIDLHELIVMEDDD; encoded by the coding sequence ATGCCTATAAGACTCCGACTTAAAGAAATACTTGAAGAGCGTGGAATGTCTCAGCGTGAACTAGCACGTATTATGGACACCCGCCCTAACACCATCAGTCATCTATGCTCTAAAGGGGTCAATGCTGTGTACTTCGATACACTGGAACAAGTCTGTAAAGCACTTGAAATTGACCTGCATGAGCTTATCGTGATGGAGGATGATGACTAA
- a CDS encoding phosphoribosylaminoimidazole synthetase produces the protein MKIKCKEVEGYQFSRKDVREGITNRVTHRAITQEKSYIVYGMAICQEGLDYLIYDDYEMPMWYSADLFEIEDSSLPNYWHHSFWGYEEFGITAVWGYPELANSQKHFDGLSEQNEEDVALFKKRKKDIDEAI, from the coding sequence ATGAAGATAAAATGTAAAGAAGTAGAGGGGTATCAATTCTCAAGAAAAGATGTTAGAGAAGGAATCACAAACAGGGTCACACATAGAGCTATAACCCAAGAAAAGAGTTATATAGTATATGGAATGGCAATATGTCAAGAAGGACTGGACTACCTGATTTATGATGATTATGAAATGCCAATGTGGTACTCAGCAGATTTATTTGAAATAGAAGATTCCTCACTCCCAAATTATTGGCATCATAGTTTTTGGGGATATGAAGAGTTTGGGATTACAGCAGTATGGGGGTATCCTGAACTTGCTAATTCTCAAAAACATTTTGATGGATTATCTGAACAAAATGAGGAAGATGTTGCGTTGTTCAAAAAACGCAAAAAAGATATTGATGAGGCAATTTAA
- a CDS encoding RHS repeat-associated core domain-containing protein, whose protein sequence is MIETNQLNLRTSICRGKSDTTTTEYTFDTVNNRIKRIVSKEDKELITEYDYDNQNRIKKEKTKDSTGNIKSTVYKYDYNGNIIFQSDEVLELITPELVDASFAMFIIGQGSSKELEYGIRLYHYDSLNRLVEATANGDKTTYLYDGMDRRVKKTVNGAYTNYLYNGDKIILEKAGNKTTTRNIYGSSLIAREDNQDKAYYSYNGHGDVVGLFVNTVQRAEYKYNPFGIIKEEKYYDSDGTEVNKSLINTPYRYNSYRYDEETGNYFLKSRYYNPSIGRFISEDSYRGNIEFVMSLNLYTYCCNEPIMYIDPTGHFMEHDSSDMADDLDLGGSSSVRIGNTTNDGSVTAEEVVEQVVKEAEKKSTTTIEDKAELKISTQERIDHGVSGGMRIGIGTTAMIAAFTVITGGTGGIIVMLAAGATMVAGATTTTIGVAEVEEGITGGHNFVRDEILQGNEELYNNVDQGAMLVATAGTVYCNGVNYNNNLKETLGVEGTGKLDDLISAKSLGKGSTGRTVANSLDEQLAMKEVLSNPLDGAEHLRKFKMGDTRWSGNDGWQKMQRIIQTSDGTKINIHYNYNKLTGAFDDFKFKQTILPK, encoded by the coding sequence TTGATAGAAACAAATCAACTCAATTTAAGGACGTCGATATGCAGGGGAAAAAGTGATACAACAACTACAGAATACACCTTTGATACTGTCAACAATAGAATAAAGCGAATAGTTAGCAAAGAAGATAAAGAATTAATAACAGAATACGATTATGACAATCAAAATAGGATTAAAAAAGAAAAAACCAAAGACTCTACTGGAAACATCAAAAGCACAGTATATAAATACGATTATAATGGAAATATAATCTTCCAAAGTGATGAAGTACTTGAACTAATTACTCCAGAACTAGTAGATGCCTCTTTTGCCATGTTTATAATTGGACAAGGCAGTAGTAAAGAGCTAGAGTATGGCATAAGGCTATACCATTATGATAGTTTGAACAGACTAGTTGAGGCAACAGCTAATGGAGATAAAACAACCTATCTCTATGATGGAATGGATAGACGTGTTAAAAAAACCGTTAACGGAGCCTATACTAACTACCTATATAATGGTGATAAAATAATACTAGAAAAGGCTGGCAATAAAACAACAACTAGAAATATCTATGGTAGTTCATTAATAGCCAGAGAAGACAACCAAGATAAAGCCTATTACTCATATAATGGTCATGGTGACGTAGTTGGACTATTTGTAAATACAGTACAAAGAGCCGAGTACAAATATAATCCATTTGGTATCATAAAAGAAGAAAAATACTACGATAGTGATGGAACTGAAGTAAATAAATCACTAATAAACACACCCTATAGGTATAACAGTTATAGATATGATGAAGAAACAGGAAACTATTTCTTAAAATCAAGATACTATAACCCATCAATTGGAAGGTTTATTAGCGAGGACAGTTATAGGGGCAATATAGAGTTCGTAATGAGCTTAAACCTCTATACCTACTGTTGTAACGAACCAATAATGTATATCGACCCAACAGGCCATTTTATGGAACATGATTCCAGTGATATGGCTGATGATCTTGATCTTGGAGGTTCATCTAGTGTAAGAATAGGTAACACTACGAATGATGGTTCAGTTACAGCAGAAGAAGTAGTTGAGCAGGTTGTTAAAGAGGCTGAAAAGAAGTCTACTACAACAATTGAAGATAAAGCAGAACTAAAAATAAGTACGCAAGAAAGAATAGATCACGGAGTTTCTGGCGGAATGCGAATCGGTATCGGCACAACTGCAATGATAGCTGCATTCACAGTTATTACAGGAGGCACTGGAGGTATCATCGTAATGCTAGCTGCTGGTGCAACAATGGTAGCTGGAGCTACAACTACAACTATTGGTGTCGCTGAAGTTGAAGAAGGTATAACAGGTGGTCATAACTTTGTTAGGGATGAGATACTACAAGGTAATGAAGAGCTATATAATAATGTAGATCAAGGTGCTATGCTTGTTGCTACTGCTGGAACAGTTTATTGTAATGGCGTTAATTATAATAACAATTTGAAGGAGACTCTCGGGGTTGAGGGGACGGGTAAGCTTGATGACCTAATAAGTGCTAAATCACTTGGTAAAGGTTCAACAGGTAGAACTGTTGCCAATTCACTGGACGAGCAATTAGCTATGAAAGAAGTTTTATCTAACCCATTAGATGGTGCCGAACATCTAAGAAAGTTCAAAATGGGAGACACAAGATGGTCAGGCAATGATGGGTGGCAAAAAATGCAAAGAATCATCCAGACATCGGATGGAACAAAGATTAACATTCACTATAATTATAATAAATTAACAGGTGCATTTGATGACTTCAAGTTTAAGCAAACTATATTACCGAAGTAA